Proteins encoded together in one Coffea arabica cultivar ET-39 chromosome 2c, Coffea Arabica ET-39 HiFi, whole genome shotgun sequence window:
- the LOC113731959 gene encoding 2-C-methyl-D-erythritol 4-phosphate cytidylyltransferase, chloroplastic — protein MSTIQSRLPLSCFASFSSSSPVFLGSANLIFKRSVRLFSATSTPDQFGKHSFLLKNFNSLQNSRLAHLRITCAAISGEFDKSPDIVVKEKCVSVILLAGGTGKRMGASMPKQYLPLLGQPIALYSFFTFCALPEVREIVVVCDPSYQDIFEDAKEKIHVDMKFALPGKERQDSVYSGLQAVDSSTELVCIHDSARPLVLAEDVGKVLKDALRVGAAVLGVPSKATIKEADSKYFVVKTLDRKTLWEMQTPQVIKPDLLRKGFELVNREGLEVTDDVSIVEHLKHPVYITEGSYTNIKVTTPDDLLLAERILKPTSPKPS, from the exons ATGTCAACTATCCAATCCAGACTGCCACTCTCTTGCtttgcttccttttcttcaTCTTCCCCAGTATTCTTGGGAAGTGCTAACCTCATTTTCAAGAGATCAGTTCGCTTGTTTTCAGCTACTTCAACTCCCGACCAATTCGGGAAACATTCATTTCTCCTCAAGAATTTCAATTCGTTGCAAAATTCAAGGTTGGCCCATTTGAGAATTACTTGCGCTGCAATATCAGGAGAGTTTGACAAG AGCCCTGATATAGTAGTTAAAGAGAAATGTGTCTCTGTGATTCTGCTTGCTGGAGGAACGGGGAAAAGAATGGGT GCTAGCATGCCAAAGCAGTATCTTCCACTTCTAGGCCAACCTATCGCATTGTACAG TTTCTTTACCTTCTGCGCTCTGCCTGAAGTAAGGGAAATTGTTGTGGTATGCGATCCTTCTTATCAAGATATCTTTGAAG ATGCAAAAGAGAAGATCCACGTGGATATGAAGTTTGCATTGCCTGGAAAGGAGAGACAAGACTCTGTGTATAGTGGCCTACAG GCAGTTGATTCAAGCACAGAACTTGTTTGCATCCATGATTCTGCGAGACCTCTGGTATTAGCTGAGGATGTAGGGAAG GTTCTAAAGGATGCTTTGAGGGTTGGAGCTGCTGTACTTGGTGTACCCTCTAAGGCCACAATCAAAGAG GCTGATAGTAAATATTTTGTTGTCAAGACTCTAGACAGGAAAACATTATGGGAAATGCAGACTCCACAG GTTATCAAGCCTGACTTGCTTAGAAAGGGTTTTGAGCTTGTTAACAG GGAGGGCCTTGAGGTCACTGATGATGTATCCATAGTGGAGCACCTAAAACATCCTGTTTATATTACTGAGGGATCCTACACAAATATCAAG GTTACCACGCCGGATGACTTGTTGCTTGCAGAAAGAATACTGAAGCCTACCTCTCCAAAGCCATCCTAG
- the LOC140035217 gene encoding protein STRICTOSIDINE SYNTHASE-LIKE 13-like yields the protein MLSQIKHAFIGKLNIIVIHDLTLITLLPPLLQTKHTYTHSQIYPSCFNMEKRIQLRDELLLQHPYLLFLVLAVGFLVMDPFDLSPVGGIDFRPVKNDVAPYKQVMESWPRDNRSRLGEGNLEFVDEIFGPESLEFDIQGRGPYTGLADGRIVRWMGKDAGWETFALVTRNWTEKLCAKGKDSTSSKHWKDEPKCGRPLGLRFDKQTGKLYIADAYYGLLVVGPEGGIATPLSTQVGGKPILFANDLDIHKNGSIFFTDTSTRYNRVKHFFILLEGESTGRLLRYDPPTGTTHVVLDGLAFANGVQLSKDHTFLLYTETTNSRLMKLWLEGPKSGSRELVADLPGFPDNVRINEKGEFWVAIDCCRTKVQETLIRNPWMRNVYFRLPIPMRYLARMVGMKMYTVISLFNEKGEIVDVLEDRKGKAMKLVSEVRELKGKLWIGTVAHNHIATIPYP from the exons ATGCTTTCACAGATAAAGCATGCATTCATAGGAAAATTGAATATCATCGTCATTCATGATTTAACCCTCATTACCCTTCTTCCTCCTCTCCTGCAGACaaaacacacatacacacatagtCAAATTTATCCATCCTGTTTCAACATGGAGAAGCGAATCCAACTCAGAGATGAGCTGCTTTTGCAGCATCCTTATCTGCTGTTCCTTGTTCTGGCTGTAGGGTTCCTAGTGATGGACCCTTTTGATTTAAGTCCTGTAGGAGGGATTGATTTTAGGCCTGTGAAAAATGATGTTGCACCATACAAGCAAGTCATGGAGAGTTGGCCTAGAGACAACAGGAGCCGCCTAGGAGAGGGGAATCTGGAATTTGTAGATGAAATTTTTGGACCCGAGTCTTTGGAGTTCGATATCCAGGGTCGTGGCCCTTACACTGGTCTGGCTGATGGACGCATTGTAAGGTGGATGGGGAAAGATGCAGGATGGGAAACATTTGCATTAGTAACTCGTAACTG GACTGAGAAACTCTGTGCCAAAGGGAAAGATTCAACAAGCAGCAAGCACTGGAAGGATGAGCCAAAATGTGGCCGACCCCTTGGCTTAAGGTTTGATAAACAAACTGGGAAGCTATACATTGCAGATGCTTACTATGGTCTCCTGGTAGTGGGGCCTGAAGGAGGAATTGCCACTCCTTTGTCAACTCAGGTGGGAGGCAAGCCCATTCTATTTGCCAACGATCTCGACATCCATAAAAATGGATCCATTTTCTTCACAGACACCAGTACAAGATACAATAGAGT AAAGCATTTCTTCATACTACTGGAAGGAGAATCTACCGGTCGACTCCTAAGATATGATCCTCCAACTGGAACAACTCATGTGGTCTTGGACGGCCTGGCATTCGCTAACGGAGTCCAATTATCTAAAGACCATACCTTTCTCCTCTACACTGAAACAACCAATTCCAG GCTAATGAAACTGTGGCTGGAGGGTCCAAAATCAGGCAGCAGGGAGCTTGTTGCAGACCTTCCCGGATTCCCAGACAACGTGAGGATAAATGAGAAAGGGGAATTCTGGGTGGCAATAGATTGTTGTCGAACGAAGGTACAGGAGACTCTGATTCGAAATCCCTGGATGAGGAACGTATATTTCAGGTTACCGATTCCAATGCGGTACTTGGCTAGGATGGTTGGGATGAAGATGTACACCGTGATCTCACTCTTCAATGAGAAAGGAGAGATTGTGGATGTTCTTGAAGACAGAAAAGGCAAAGCGATGAAGCTAGTCAGTGAAGTGAGAGAGTTGAAGGGAAAATTGTGGATTGGAACTGTGGCTCATAATCACATTGCCACCATCCCTTACCCCTGA
- the LOC113731961 gene encoding F-box protein At3g07870, which translates to MALTGKKRKRRLEQLPGTGKKSGWNWIDGQQSEFETAAVTIVVNFPILELPVNLIYDILSRLPLRSICCCRLVCKTFLELLAQPYFAQLHLAKTSLTTVSLALQKNIFQQGLLCFHLLDIDEVSKGAPCSTACHHDICRAGSPSHPCRSLTTQNADFYFSAREAVIVGSCNGLLCLYYALQNAYVILNPILGEYVVSGCLPSSTPAYTYMNHSGFGFCPGTRQYKIVRFMCVTYVVGSLVFTPETEVMVEIHTLGSTSWRKIYNVPCPKIQGSFDPLLNGCFHWITTSCKPSDLICSLDLEKECLKHLPTPRHFSQSYVNKISWITVGILGGCLCLCYVYEDNLFEAWVMKDYGVKESWTKDFSITINFYSGLRLEHLNRPIKFLNNGDLWLVSDNSVVSFSPRAGTFKDFKVLEPWVTEVVVHTPSFISLKHALQGNNLEVKYLGRARPAKISVM; encoded by the coding sequence ATGGCCCTGactggaaagaaaaggaaaaggcgaCTCGAGCAGCTCCCTGGTACTGGAAAAAAGAGTGGCTGGAACTGGATTGACGGACAGCAGTCGGAATTTGAAACAGCAGCGGTGACCATCGTTGTAAATTTTCCTATACTTGAACTCCCTGTCAACCTAATTTATGATATACTTTCCAGACTTCCATTGAGGAGCATATGCTGTTGTAGACTAGTGTGCAAAACATTCCTTGAACTCCTCGCACAACCTTATTTTGCCCAACTGCACCTAGCAAAGACTTCTCTCACCACAGTTAGCTTGGCTCTTCAGAAGAATATATTCCAGCAGGGGCTTCTTTGCTTCCATTTGCTCGACATTGATGAGGTCTCCAAAGGTGCCCCTTGTAGCACGGCCTGTCATCATGACATTTGTCGTGCTGGCAGTCCATCCCATCCCTGTCGTTCGTTAACTACGCAGAATGCTGATTTCTACTTTTCTGCAAGGGAAGCTGTTATAGTTGGATCGTGTAATGGGCTGCTTTGTCTATATTATGCGTTGCAAAACGCTTATGTCATTTTAAATCCTATTCTGGGCGAATATGTGGTTTCCGGTTGTCTGCCTTCATCAACACCGGCTTATACATACATGAACCATTCCGGATTTGGCTTCTGTCCAGGCACTAGGCAGTATAAGATTGTTCGATTCATGTGTGTAACATATGTTGTTGGTTCCTTAGTATTCACACCTGAAACCGAAGTAATGGTAGAGATACACACACTGGGCTCGACGTCCTGGAGAAAGATATACAATGTTCCTTGTCCCAAGATTCAGGGATCATTTGATCCTCTTCTAAATGGCTGTTTTCATTGGATTACTACTAGTTGCAAACCTTCTGACTTAATCTGTTCACTGGATTTGGAGAAAGAATGCCTCAAGCATCTTCCAACACCGCGTCACTTTAGTCAATCGTATGTCAACAAAATCTCCTGGATTACGGTAGGCATACTAGGAGGATGTCTCTGTCTTTGCTATGTTTACGAGGATAATCTTTTCGAGGCTTGGGTAATGAAAGATTATGGTGTGAAGGAATCATGGACGAAAGATTTCAGCATTACCATAAATTTCTATTCTGGCTTGCGCTTGGAACATTTGAACCGCCCCATCAAATTCCTGAACAACGGGGATCTGTGGCTCGTCTCCGACAATTCTGTAGTTTCATTCAGTCCTCGAGCAGGAACTTTCAAAGATTTTAAGGTTCTGGAGCCCTGGGTCACCGAAGTTGTTGTCCACACTCCGAGTTTCATATCCCTCAAGCATGCATTACAGGGCAACAATTTGGAGGTGAAATATCTGGGAAGGGCGAGGCCGGCAAAGATATCAGTGATGTGA